A region of the Thiovulum sp. ES genome:
CTTTTGAATATTTTTGAATATAATAAAATTATATTTATTCAAAGGTGAAAAATGAAAACAGTAACAATGAGAGTTGAAGACTCAGTTTATTCAATAATTAAATCTGTGGCAGATGGGCAAAAACGGAACATCTCAAACTTTATAGAATTTGCTGTAATGCAATATGTAACATCGTCGCAATATATTGACAATGTCGAAATGAGTGAAATTGAAAGAGATAGTGAGCTGATTGAAAATTTGAAAAACAGTTTGATTGATGTCAAAAACGGAGATTATGAAATTGTTTGACTTCCAAATTGCTGAAACAAAAACTTTTCAGAAAAACAAGAAAAAGATAGATGAGTCAGTTTTGAGAAAAATTGAGAAAATTGTCTATCCTCAACTCCGTTCAAATCCATTTTACGGCACAAATATTAAAAAGTTAAAAGGGGAATTTGAAAAACTCTATCGATACAGAGTTGGAGATTATCGACTTTTTTACTCAATTGAAAACGAAAAAGTTTTAGTCATGATTCTTGATTTGCGACACAGACAAAATAGTTATAGTTAGTTTGAAAAAAGTGCAAATAAAAATGTTAAATATCTACAATATCGAAAAATCAAATTTTGTGAATGGAGAGGGAGACCGTTTTGTTGTTTGGGTTCAGGGTTGTGATTTAGGTTGTGTTGGTTGTTGGAACAGCGAAACTTGGGATAAAAACCCGAAAAACCTAATGAGTGCCGATGAGGTCTTTTCTCAAATTCCTCAAAACTGCGACGGTGTAACTTTTACAGGTGGCGAACCTTTTCAGCAGGAAGAGGCACTTTTAGAATTGGCAAAACTTGTAAAAAGTCGAGGTTTTCATTTGCAAGTTTTCACAGGCTACCGACTCGATGAAATTGAGAATTCTCCACTTTTAAAATTTGCTGATGTTCTTGTTTCTGGTCGATACGGTGAAGAGCAGAAAATCTACGGTGATTGGAATTTTGAAAGAGAGATTGAAGTCGATATTTCTGAAAGTGGTGAATTGACAATCACGGGCTATCCAAAAGATAAATTTATAAAAGGACTAAAGTGAAAGAGTATAAAATCGAAATTGAGATTGATGAAAACGGAAGTATCAAAGCTGAGACAAAAGGCATGGAGGGAACTGTTTGTGTTTCCGAACTTGACGAAATTTTAGAGGGTATCGGTGAAGTTTCTGAAGAGAAGAAGAAACCCGAATACTACAAAAAGCAAACAACAAAAGAGAGAGTTAAAGTCAAAAGATAGCTTTTTGGTAGAATGCTTTTAAAAGTATTTTTAGAG
Encoded here:
- a CDS encoding addiction module toxin, RelE/StbE family (PFAM: Plasmid stabilisation system protein~TIGRFAM: addiction module toxin, RelE/StbE family), whose translation is MFDFQIAETKTFQKNKKKIDESVLRKIEKIVYPQLRSNPFYGTNIKKLKGEFEKLYRYRVGDYRLFYSIENEKVLVMILDLRHRQNSYS
- a CDS encoding organic radical activating enzyme (PFAM: Radical SAM superfamily), whose amino-acid sequence is MLNIYNIEKSNFVNGEGDRFVVWVQGCDLGCVGCWNSETWDKNPKNLMSADEVFSQIPQNCDGVTFTGGEPFQQEEALLELAKLVKSRGFHLQVFTGYRLDEIENSPLLKFADVLVSGRYGEEQKIYGDWNFEREIEVDISESGELTITGYPKDKFIKGLK
- a CDS encoding Protein of unknown function (DUF2997) (PFAM: Protein of unknown function (DUF2997)), encoding MKEYKIEIEIDENGSIKAETKGMEGTVCVSELDEILEGIGEVSEEKKKPEYYKKQTTKERVKVKR